From Amphiprion ocellaris isolate individual 3 ecotype Okinawa chromosome 10, ASM2253959v1, whole genome shotgun sequence, one genomic window encodes:
- the LOC111574618 gene encoding junctional cadherin 5-associated protein, with protein sequence MYSVEDLLISHGYKLPRSGPPSATPYDKRPADCQRELVDNRAGRGTLNGYEADRGASITGIYGSRQALVKGYPTTDNECGERSQRRKEAGIGILGDAQPLGDSLATDSGFYDVPSLTYSDPLSHDERDVSYWRRRGQDFSILLDYADGRELRASAGAWRPQALITAEEYRAERQAQQLWEDISWLRDPDAGPGQLRVTGERKCQSLGTEEWRPAVGLGRQLSDGDGERWALEQYRLRTPEGFFHPRTKAKSQSLPRVLSPGGNDGRELIPSRPSLPDRQQRFNSTVFSGPYSRYIYGGGRDRWGRNLGPSSHVALLPKPRFSRPLKPPSYEIHQQTRGSAEMLAIDQGAKQKDRSIYYPRGGDLRQDYFAQHSAITGMEPPGYIPPPSYKRAPPPRAVSINRNEMASFRWRAEALQMPSSDPGRWLSRQASCSWLEHYGERAASYRKQVHSGHEEQPSHARQLPTEDPRVKQISGGPSGNSLTDSDKIRNINKEIPPAKILGQSTHDSAFPPQQGPALNTETRKTALNDNESSNRWCNRGINKKSDSVAPEQNRAQFFPSSILGKPPPPPCKPADQGVSETVTEVKKVEQPEPPEKDKSKNLKKRLSETIFCLVSVPVTPQLTGTIRDQNNNNEKSPDPADSPSDNKTGHLTNQSLQSTSSAEAELQALTGSIASSKTSSRASSKMFKKLPCRPPKINHYKELKLSGSWPANQYRDQETQTSPEARKPGPENKEAQQDPVPPDTEVAPDSSGVVGTAFSFPIKGVKSLKLSSNSAFSLTSTFSNQLNKSTAQPPAVPPSGNVEETKPAANSGQEAFEQFLLKPVSQRPWDAVKELETIKKEVQDQQQQQQSSKQPSVDKCIEDLNEAYKDILELGTASNKVPNGSVQIPERIKIRLTSEPLNKPSSLRRSAVSWSVDPEYREVKSAFSRPATKSVTFSKQLREELPVPPRETGFREYRVVAHLSRRRSNDGRTVKLDLPDEPIETPLCDFSPTTHTTAAEVPWADRQPMQDASTLTSPPDYEDICQTLRQPRDPADANKASAGRPNDAEPLQDIGVESEEECPICKRELENQMRQGPLPPLHEENSSDSSTNQNGSPPQCAALESPAEDAKTEVPNESSLNQSGSELCAETREQQPLTQENVGEGEKADNAQAENLDNSCTVNSAESIPANGASEDLSSATTILATDLPTDVQVTEDQSVNETVAKEVELEEKEAITGETPEGSVDKQTAETKSEGLDNTTPDDKQDQEKKPFAVPEHRLGLRTHLGRDHPGLPEFPPDRLPLSIPPNLDRRLSLSLEGERRSRGPSHRIEALQNKLAISPGRVAVERMARMREVDVMYRMRRLSIRSNDSGEGEAEGEAEGEGKEEQVEELHPAPQGDKENNQEVTHSQQVSEETVLQDEEESSLSEPHDPSRGETV encoded by the exons ATGTACAGTGTGGAGGACCTTCTCATTTCGCACGGATATAAATTGCCCAGGAGTGGCCCTCCGTCTGCCACGCCTTATGACAAGCGCCCTGCTGATTGCCAGCGTGAACTCGTGGACAACAGGGCTGGCCGGGGGACGCTGAACGGGTATGAGGCGGACCGGGGGGCATCTATCACAGGCATCTACGGCAGCAGGCAGGCGCTGGTGAAGGGCTACCCCACCACAGACAACGAGTGCGGGGAAAGGAGCCAAAGGAGAAAAGAAGCCGGCATCGGTATCCTAGGTGACGCTCAACCCTTGGGTGATTCTCTCGCTACAGATAGTgg gTTCTACGATGTTCCTAGTTTGACTTACTCAGACCCGCTAAGCCATGACGAGAGGGATGTGTCCTACTGGCGGAGGCGAGGCCAGGATTTCAGCATTCTTCTGGACTATGCCGATGGCAGAGAGCTGAGGGCCTCTGCTGGAGCATGGAGGCCACAAGCCCTGATCACAGCAGAGGAATACAGGGCAGAGAGGCAAGCGCAGCAGCTATGGGAGGACATTTCCTGGTTAAGGGACCCGGACGCAGGCCCTGGTCAACTAAGGGTGACTGGGGAGAGGAAGTGCCAAAGCCTTGGTACAGAGGAGTGGAGGCCCGCTGTGGGTCTGGGGAGGCAGCTGTCGGATGGGGATGGGGAAAGGTGGGCTCTGGAACAGTATCGCCTGAGGACACCTGAAGGGTTTTTTCACCCTAGAACTAAAGCAAAGTCTCAGTCTCTCCCCAGAGTGTTGTCACCTGGTGGAAATGACGGCAGAGAGCTCATTCCATCGAGGCCTAGCCTACCTGATAGACAACAGCGGTTTAACAGCACTGTCTTCTCTGGGCCCTACAGTAGGTACATCTATGGTGGTGGCAGGGACCGTTGGGGTAGGAATCTCGGGCCAAGCAGCCATGTTGCACTTTTACCAAAGCCCAGGTTTAGTAGGCCTTTAAAGCCTCCGTCATATGAGATTCACCAGCAGACTAGGGGTAGCGCAGAAATGCTTGCTATAGACCAGGGTGCCAAACAAAAAGACAGGTCCATCTATTATCCAAGGGGTGGGGACCTGAGACAAGACTATTTCGCACAACACTCTGCCATCACTGGAATGGAGCCCCCTGGCTACATCCCACCCCCATCTTATAAAAGAGCCCCACCCCCAAGAGCAGTATCAATCAATCGCAATGAAATGGCAAGCTTTAGATGGAGGGCAGAAGCCTTGCAGATGCCCAGCTCAGATCCTGGAAGATGGCTTTCCAGACAGGCAAGTTGTTCCTGGCTGGAACATTATGGAGAACGTGCTGCATCCTATCGAAAACAGGTACATTCTGGACATGAAGAACAACCAAGTCATGCCCGCCAGTTACCCACTGAAGACCCAAGAGTGAAGCAAATCTCAGGAGGGCCTAGCGGGAATTCTCTGACTGACTCAGACAAGATCCGTAACATCAACAAAGAGATTCCGCCTGCTAAGATTTTAGGACAATCTACACATGATAGTGCCTTTCCTCCCCAACAGGGGCCAGCTCTCAATACTGAAACCCGCAAAACAGCACTTAATGACAACGAAAGCAGTAATCGATGGTGCAACAGgggaataaacaaaaaaagtgacagTGTAGCTCCAGAACAAAATCGCGCTCAATTTTTTCCTTCATCTATTCTGGGtaaaccaccaccaccaccatgtaAGCCGGCTGACCAGGGTGTCTCTGAAACTGTAACAGAGGTAAAAAAGGTGGAACAACCTGAACCACCAGAGAAAGACAAATCCAAGAATCTAAAAAAGAGACTTAGTGAAACAATTTTTTGTTTGGTATCTGTCCCTGTTACTCCGCAGCTCACTGGGACAATCCGTGATCAGAATAATAATAACGAGAAGTCACCAGACCCAGCAGACAGTCCTAGTGACAACAAAACTGGCCATTTAACAAACCAAAGTCTCCAAAGCACATCTTCAGCTGAAGCTGAGCTGCAAGCACTGACTGGTAGCATAGCGAGCAGCAAAACAAGCAGTAGAGCGAGCAGCAAAATGTTTAAGAAACTACCGTGTAGACCCCCTAAGATAAATCATTACAAGGAGCTGAAGCTGTCAGGATCCTGGCCTGCAAACCAGTATCGAGACCAGGAGACACAAACCAGCCCAGAGGCCCGAAAACCTGGCCCTGAAAACAAGGAAGCACAACAAGACCCTGTTCCTCCTGACACTGAAGTTGCTCCTGATAGCAGTGGTGTTGTGGGCACTGCCTTCAGTTTTCCTATAAAGGGAGTAAAGAGCCTGAAATTGTCAAGCAACAGCGCATTCTCCCTGACCTCCACCTTCTCCAACCAGCTGAACAAGAGCACAGCTCAGCCGCCAGCAGTACCACCCTCAGGAAATGTGGAGGAGACCAAGCCAGCAGCAAACAGTGGACAGGAGGCATTTGAACAGTTCCTACTGAAACCGGTCAGCCAGCGACCATGGGATGCAGTCAAAGAGCTGGAAACCATTAAAAAAGAAGTCCAGgatcaacagcagcagcagcagagcagcaaacAGCCCAGTGTTGACAAGTGCATAGAGGACCTCAACGAGGCCTACAAAGACATCTTGGAGCTAGGCACTGCCAGCAATAAAGTCCCCAATGGTTCTGTTCAAATCCCTGAGCGAATTAAAATTCGATTGACATCAGAACCTCTCAACAAGCCCAGCAGCCTTAGGCGCAGTGCAGTAAGCTGGTCTGTTGACCCAGAATACAGGGAAGTGAAGAGCGCCTTCTCCAGGCCTGCAACAAAATCGGTAACCTTCAGCAAGCAGCTTAGAGAGGAGCTCCCAGTCCCACCTCGGGAGACAGGCTTCAGAGAATACAGGGTTGTGGCGCATCTTTCACGTAGAAGGAGCAATGACGGCAGGACAGTGAAACTAGACCTGCCAGATGAGCCTATTGAGACACCACTTTGTGACTTCAGTCCAACAACGCACACCACAGCAGCTGAAGTGCCGTGGGCAGATCGACAGCCCATGCAGGATGCCTCTACACTCACTAGTCCTCCTGATTATGAGGACATTTGCCAGACTTTGCGTCAGCCAAGAGACCCGGCGGATGCCAATAAAGCGTCCGCTGGCAGACCTAATGACGCAGAGCCTCTTCAAGATATTGGTGTTGAATCAGAGGAGGAGTGTCCTATTTGTAAAAGAGAACTGGAGAATCAGATGAGACAGGGTCCATTGCCTCCACTTCATGAGGAGAACAGCTCAGACAGCTCGACCAATCAAAATGGCAGTCCACCACAATGCGCAGCACTGGAAAGTCCAGCTGAAGATGCAAAAACAGAGGTGCCAAATGAGTCAAGTTTGAATCAGTCAGGGTCTGAGCTGTGTGCTGAAACAAGGGAGCAGCAGCCACTGACACAGGAAAATGTGGGAGAGGGTGAAAAAGCAGACAATGCTCAGGCAGAAAACTTGGACAATTCATGCACAGTTAATTCTGCCGAGAGCATACCAGCGAATGGAGCTTCAGAGGATCTCTCCTCTGCGACCACAATATTAGCTACTGATCTGCCTACAGACGTCCAAGTCACAGAGGACCAGAGTGTTAATGAAACAGTAGCTAAGGAAGTAGAATTAGAAGAGAAGGAAGCCATTACAGGAGAAACACCTGAAGGCAGTGTAGACAAACAGACAGCTGAAACGAAAAGTGAGGGACTAGACAACACAACACCTGATGACAAGCAGGATCAAGAGAAGAAGCCATTTGCTGTCCCAGAGCATAGACTTGGTCTACGGACTCATCTGGGGCGAGACCACCCAGGGTTACCGGAGTTTCCGCCAGACAGACTGCCACTTTCAATTCCCCCAAACCTAGACCGTAGACTATCTCTTAGCTTGGAGggggagaggaggagcaggggCCCCTCCCACCGAATTGAGGCATTGCAAAACAAGCTGGCAATTTCTCCAGGCCGGGTGGCAGTAGAGCGAATGGCCCGGATGAGGGAGGTGGATGTTATGTATCGTATGAGGCGTCTGAGCATTAGGAGTAATGACTCTGGGGAGGGGGAAGCAGAAGGGGAGGCAGAAGGGGAGGGCAAGGAAGAACAAGTGGAGGAGCTCCACCCTGCTCCTCAGGGAGACAAAGAGAACAATCAAGAGGTCACCCATTCACAGCAGGTCTCTGAGGAGACAGTGTTGCAAGATGAAGAGGAGTCATCTCTCTCAG AACCCCATGATCCCAGCCGAGGGGAGACAGTGTAG